A single window of Marispirochaeta aestuarii DNA harbors:
- a CDS encoding MarR family winged helix-turn-helix transcriptional regulator produces the protein MNERYSRILVEFFELMSSWENSIVADREISLPQMHLLEILGSRKELRMKELAAFLGVTTGTLTVMIHRLLSKGYVTKKRDESDRRSFIIGLSAKGESEYGNHHQMHMNLIEEIIDELGAGESDRFFSRLEQLQRVF, from the coding sequence ATGAACGAAAGGTATTCCCGAATTCTTGTAGAGTTTTTCGAACTTATGTCCTCCTGGGAGAACAGCATCGTAGCGGACAGGGAGATTTCCCTGCCCCAGATGCACCTTCTGGAAATCCTCGGAAGTCGCAAAGAGCTGAGAATGAAGGAGCTGGCCGCATTTCTGGGAGTAACCACCGGTACCCTGACGGTAATGATTCATCGCCTTCTTTCGAAAGGATATGTAACAAAGAAAAGGGATGAATCGGACAGGCGGTCTTTTATCATCGGTCTCTCCGCAAAAGGAGAATCGGAATACGGGAATCATCATCAGATGCACATGAATCTTATTGAAGAGATTATTGATGAGCTGGGAGCCGGGGAGAGTGACCGGTTCTTCTCGCGCCTTGAGCAGCTGCAGCGTGTTTTCTAA